The Macellibacteroides fermentans genome contains the following window.
TTTTCGGGTCTGAGCCTCCACCCCTTTGGCGATGTCGACCACTATAATAACACTATCCACCGCCGTAAGGGTACGGAATGTATCTTCGGCAAAGTCCTGGTGACCAGGAGTATCGAGAATGTTGATTTTATAGTCGTCGTAATTGAATCCCATCACGGAAGTAGCAACCGAGATTCCACGTTGCTTTTCAATCTCCATCCAGTCGGATGTAGCGGTTTTCTTGATCTTGTTTGATTTTACCGCACCGGCCACGTGAATAGCTCCCCCAAAAAGCAGAAGCTTTTCGGTAAGGGTTGTCTTTCCGGCATCCGGGTGACTGATAATAGCAAACGTTCTTCTCTTTCTGATCTCTTCTGAAAACTGACTCATTTCTATATAATATAATGTATATACTTAATTTGATGCGGCTAATCTTTCCAGACAGTTCCGCAGACTGGTTTCCCAATGGGGAATTTCCAGCTGATAGACATCTTTGATCTTGCTCTTGTCCAATACACTGTAGTGTGGACGGCGGGCCTTGGTTGGATACGAATCCGAGCCCACAGGCAACACCTTGCAGTCCGTTATCCCGGCCAGCTGATGTATCTTTACCGTAAAATCGTACCAGCTGCATACGCCTTCGTTGGAGTAATGATATACTCCGGCCAGGAAGCTCCCTTTTTCTGCATTTTCAATCACCGAAAGCATCGCTGCAGCCAGATCGGCGGCATAGGTTGGCGTACCTACCTGGTCGAACACCACCGTGAGCTTCTCCTTTTCTTTACCCAGACGAAGCATCGTTTTCACGAAATTATTGCCGAAAGGTGAATAAAGCCATGCCGTACGTATTACCACAGAGTCTTTGCATACGGCCAGAAGCGCCTCTTCGCCGGCCAGTTTCGAGCGGCCATAGGCAGAAACCGGACAGGTCTGATCGTTTTCGCGGTAAGGCTTGCAGGAGGTGCCGTCAAACACATAGT
Protein-coding sequences here:
- the rfbD gene encoding dTDP-4-dehydrorhamnose reductase produces the protein MKNILVTGANGQLGNEVRLLAQLHPQFIFFFTDVDTLDICDKESVKAYMVSNKIDYVLNCAAYTAVDAAEDNSALCDRINRDAVANLGEAAARVGAKVIHVSTDYVFDGTSCKPYRENDQTCPVSAYGRSKLAGEEALLAVCKDSVVIRTAWLYSPFGNNFVKTMLRLGKEKEKLTVVFDQVGTPTYAADLAAAMLSVIENAEKGSFLAGVYHYSNEGVCSWYDFTVKIHQLAGITDCKVLPVGSDSYPTKARRPHYSVLDKSKIKDVYQLEIPHWETSLRNCLERLAASN